A stretch of Cellulosilyticum sp. I15G10I2 DNA encodes these proteins:
- the istA gene encoding IS21 family transposase — MKGSIWMEIRSDRQKGLSYKEIAKKYHIDPRTAKKYANSDRKPVYQLCEPKSSKLDPYKYQIDMWLEEAPYSAVRIHEKLIEQGCDCKYTIVRQYVATRKSDLNEKATVRFETMPGLQAQVDWGFFENYTVEQDGQQKKLYCFLMILGYSRIRYIEFVTDMSTNTLIRCHINAFRYMGGYPEEILYDNMKQVVVKRVLKQSESQLNKQFEDFAGFYGYKPILCRPYRGQTKGKVERTVSFVRSNFMIGIKYSSLEDLNAQAVSWCNKVNAKVHSTTNERPCDRLLKERLSPLKREYIIDKINLRRVEKDCFISYAQNKYSVPAEYVGKDVAVIVLDNMLAAYFEGKQIALHKLSYNKKEMLVNKDHYKPMLVKQSFDTENTLFNKGKIIDFTVAKPDLSVYDVGIGGDF, encoded by the coding sequence ATGAAAGGAAGTATATGGATGGAAATTAGAAGTGATCGTCAAAAGGGACTAAGCTATAAAGAAATTGCAAAAAAGTATCATATCGATCCTAGAACAGCTAAAAAATATGCTAATTCAGATAGAAAACCTGTATATCAGCTATGTGAACCGAAAAGTTCGAAATTAGATCCTTATAAATATCAGATAGATATGTGGCTAGAAGAAGCTCCTTATAGTGCAGTAAGAATTCATGAAAAACTTATTGAGCAAGGATGCGATTGCAAATACACCATTGTCCGACAATATGTTGCTACTAGAAAGTCTGATCTAAATGAAAAGGCCACTGTTCGCTTTGAAACAATGCCTGGGCTTCAAGCACAAGTTGACTGGGGATTTTTTGAAAACTATACTGTAGAACAAGATGGTCAGCAAAAGAAGCTTTATTGTTTCCTAATGATCTTGGGATATTCCAGAATACGCTATATTGAGTTTGTAACTGATATGAGCACAAATACTTTAATACGTTGTCACATTAATGCTTTCCGATATATGGGTGGTTATCCGGAAGAAATATTATATGATAATATGAAGCAAGTTGTTGTTAAAAGAGTACTAAAACAATCAGAAAGCCAGCTCAATAAACAGTTTGAAGATTTTGCAGGCTTCTACGGTTATAAACCTATATTATGCAGACCATATAGGGGACAAACTAAAGGGAAAGTAGAGCGGACGGTATCATTCGTTAGAAGCAATTTTATGATTGGTATTAAATATAGTTCGCTAGAAGACTTAAATGCACAAGCTGTCTCATGGTGTAATAAAGTAAATGCCAAAGTACATAGTACAACTAACGAAAGACCTTGTGACAGACTCTTAAAAGAGCGCCTCTCCCCTCTGAAAAGGGAATACATAATTGATAAAATTAATTTAAGAAGAGTAGAAAAAGACTGCTTCATCAGCTATGCCCAAAATAAATATTCCGTTCCAGCAGAATACGTAGGCAAGGATGTTGCAGTCATTGTACTCGATAATATGTTAGCTGCATATTTCGAGGGAAAACAAATAGCTCTACACAAATTATCTTATAATAAAAAAGAGATGTTAGTCAATAAAGACCATTATAAACCTATGCTTGTTAAACAAAGTTTTGATACCGAGAATACTTTATTTAATAAAGGGAAAATAATAGATTTTACTGTAGCAAAGCCAGATCTAAGCGTTTATGATGTGGGAATTGGTGGTGATTTTTAA
- the istB gene encoding IS21-like element helper ATPase IstB: protein MSEITYERIKTNLQALNMKNTLTIIDNYLEQAIHNKTNIVDVLDHILMQEAGTKKKRAVESQIQMSGFPFKKTLDQFDFSFQPSIDKNQILELATMRFVENKENVVFLGTPGVGKTHLAVALGMIAAQNRYSTYYINCHQLIAQLNKAHFENRLQERLKTFAKYKVLIIDEIGYLPMDIQGANLFFQLIAKRYEKNTTILTSNKAFSAWNEVFSDITIASAILDRILHHCQVVSIKGESYRLKERKEVMKQKQQIVNTLFDKQA, encoded by the coding sequence GTGAGTGAAATAACTTATGAACGAATCAAGACTAACCTTCAGGCATTAAATATGAAAAACACGTTAACTATTATAGATAATTATTTGGAACAGGCAATCCATAACAAAACCAATATCGTAGATGTACTTGATCATATTTTAATGCAAGAAGCTGGGACAAAAAAGAAACGTGCAGTAGAGAGTCAAATTCAAATGTCAGGATTTCCGTTTAAAAAAACACTGGATCAATTTGATTTTTCATTTCAACCAAGTATTGATAAAAATCAAATACTAGAATTAGCTACGATGAGATTTGTAGAAAATAAAGAAAATGTTGTATTTTTAGGCACTCCAGGTGTTGGGAAAACACATTTAGCAGTTGCCTTAGGCATGATAGCTGCACAAAATAGATATTCCACTTATTATATTAATTGTCATCAACTCATCGCTCAACTTAATAAAGCCCATTTTGAAAATAGGCTTCAAGAGAGACTAAAAACTTTTGCTAAGTATAAGGTTCTGATTATTGATGAAATAGGCTACTTGCCCATGGATATACAGGGCGCAAATCTGTTTTTTCAGCTTATAGCAAAAAGATACGAAAAAAACACCACAATTTTAACATCTAACAAGGCTTTCTCTGCTTGGAATGAAGTGTTTTCAGACATAACTATAGCATCGGCAATTCTTGATCGCATACTACACCACTGTCAAGTTGTAAGTATCAAAGGAGAAAGTTATCGTCTTAAAGAAAGAAAGGAGGTAATGAAACAAAAGCAACAAATAGTTAATACTTTATTTGATAAGCAGGCTTAA
- a CDS encoding YecA family protein: MVNNRDYYYFNQTSTYGMDFQGIIDEQYLIYSALFRVYSCYDKISKILLEERVVLNLENVKYFEDLRSVKGTNKLLLRIQDIIKNDKDYRMLYIYRNDIYHNLRMGCLNGKEGTDYYNAVLLQVIFKNIKIIQGILQEIITSKSIKIGRNDICFCGSKKKYKLCCGKS, translated from the coding sequence ATGGTTAATAATCGTGACTATTATTATTTCAATCAAACAAGTACTTATGGTATGGATTTTCAAGGAATAATAGATGAACAATATCTAATATATAGTGCTCTTTTTAGAGTATATTCTTGTTATGATAAGATAAGTAAAATTTTATTGGAAGAGAGAGTAGTTTTAAATCTTGAGAATGTAAAGTATTTTGAAGACTTAAGAAGTGTAAAAGGAACTAATAAGTTACTGTTAAGAATACAAGATATAATAAAAAATGATAAAGACTATAGAATGTTGTATATATATAGAAATGATATATATCACAATTTAAGAATGGGATGCTTAAATGGCAAAGAGGGAACTGATTATTATAATGCCGTACTCCTTCAAGTGATTTTTAAAAATATTAAAATAATACAAGGGATTTTACAAGAAATCATTACATCCAAATCAATTAAAATTGGGAGAAATGATATATGTTTCTGTGGAAGTAAAAAAAAGTATAAATTATGCTGTGGCAAATCGTAG
- a CDS encoding SpoIID/LytB domain-containing protein, protein MVDTRRHKKRYTPYKKKKSYATLWILLLLGGLWYILSGKDIIPNNLSTPQVKQAPQSIAKEPTYNSLCMQANIAKILAYTLVENKILYNNIIQDEIWYNKYYDALESELSFNYLKKENALKSITYSETAELLDAILGEGYGVNIDASTTHLNKSISLNKFIEIYTNALQHTGKGITLEYMDLVIIATPANNQTLGAWKVATDVGEYGFEGLIIDPLRNNTVRAIVRNKEILCITDIISDESIIKQCYILKVEDGSVEIQVNNIKAVFENEVLNTSEEGTICNITIKGNKVISYEVQQEKNTDTLLKVTSEYIELKKAGRLTYDYIKVYDKRQGGGLNTLEQLPCGIEVEYIFKDDKVNTVQVISDQIGENIRTVLAAPGREDYRHENVLLVSEEAYDMVYNGKTTILNKEQTWDAAAFEWSKDASTISFIPKADTTMKILSLTKQGVNPKYKGIIEITKEDGAFNIVNELDIEDYVAAVIPSEMPTSYGLEATKVQAIAARTYALASKKTSRYVRYGAHVDDTTNTQVYNNVPANEISYQAAKETKGEVLLSNGSSISSKFFATSCGYTANFGEVWASGATFPTNTPIYLVSRQQYVGDKLVNNMTDEKDVYKFLTLKPSEIDAFDKDSPWFRWQTKFTGKELEALINPAIRKLSKNYPSLVKVLAADKTWEAKEIDSVGNIKDLEVNKRGQGGNIMELIIVGDKEIVKVSTEYLIRSLFSTTDQQSLNITRADTTEVKGMALLPSAFFTMDIAYTSDNYINNITLYGGGFGHGVGMSQDGVKGMATRGYTYREILRHYYPQVEIKSEAN, encoded by the coding sequence ATGGTAGATACAAGGAGACATAAAAAAAGATATACACCCTATAAAAAGAAAAAATCTTATGCAACACTATGGATACTGCTATTGCTGGGTGGTCTGTGGTATATACTCTCAGGAAAAGACATTATCCCAAATAATTTAAGTACCCCGCAGGTTAAACAAGCTCCCCAAAGTATAGCAAAAGAGCCAACCTATAACAGTTTATGCATGCAGGCAAATATCGCCAAAATATTAGCCTATACATTAGTTGAGAATAAGATATTATATAATAATATCATACAGGATGAAATATGGTATAACAAATATTATGATGCATTAGAAAGTGAGTTGAGTTTTAATTATTTAAAGAAAGAGAATGCTTTAAAATCTATTACATATTCAGAGACGGCAGAACTTCTCGATGCCATATTAGGGGAAGGTTATGGTGTGAATATTGATGCAAGTACAACGCATTTAAATAAAAGTATTAGTTTAAATAAATTTATAGAGATCTATACGAATGCACTTCAACATACTGGCAAAGGAATTACCCTTGAATATATGGACTTAGTTATTATTGCAACACCAGCTAATAATCAAACGTTGGGTGCATGGAAAGTGGCTACAGATGTAGGTGAATATGGATTTGAAGGACTTATAATAGATCCTCTTAGAAATAACACCGTAAGGGCTATTGTAAGAAATAAGGAGATTCTTTGTATCACAGATATTATTAGTGATGAAAGTATCATTAAGCAGTGTTATATCTTAAAAGTAGAAGATGGCAGTGTAGAAATACAAGTCAACAATATAAAAGCAGTTTTTGAAAATGAGGTACTTAATACCAGTGAAGAAGGAACAATATGCAATATAACAATCAAAGGTAATAAAGTTATAAGTTACGAGGTACAACAGGAAAAAAATACAGATACACTACTTAAAGTAACCTCTGAATATATTGAACTCAAAAAGGCAGGCAGACTTACTTATGATTATATTAAAGTATATGACAAAAGGCAAGGGGGTGGGCTCAATACGCTAGAACAGCTGCCTTGTGGTATTGAAGTAGAATATATTTTTAAAGATGATAAAGTAAACACAGTGCAAGTTATAAGTGATCAGATTGGTGAGAATATACGTACTGTTTTAGCAGCTCCTGGGCGGGAGGATTATAGGCATGAGAATGTACTTCTGGTAAGCGAAGAGGCATATGATATGGTTTATAATGGGAAAACAACTATACTTAATAAAGAACAAACATGGGATGCAGCAGCATTTGAATGGTCAAAGGATGCCTCTACTATTAGTTTTATTCCTAAAGCAGATACAACGATGAAGATTCTTTCATTAACAAAACAAGGCGTCAATCCTAAATATAAGGGTATAATAGAAATTACTAAAGAGGATGGAGCGTTTAATATTGTGAATGAATTAGATATTGAAGATTATGTAGCGGCGGTCATTCCAAGTGAAATGCCAACAAGCTATGGACTAGAGGCCACAAAGGTTCAGGCTATAGCAGCAAGAACATATGCACTTGCCAGTAAGAAAACAAGTCGCTATGTGCGTTATGGTGCACATGTAGATGATACAACCAATACACAAGTTTATAATAATGTGCCGGCTAATGAGATCTCTTACCAAGCAGCTAAGGAAACTAAAGGAGAAGTACTCTTATCAAATGGCAGCAGCATAAGCAGTAAATTTTTTGCAACCTCTTGTGGCTACACTGCCAACTTTGGAGAAGTATGGGCCAGCGGCGCAACATTTCCGACAAACACCCCTATTTATTTAGTTTCGAGACAGCAATATGTGGGGGATAAACTCGTAAACAATATGACAGATGAAAAAGATGTTTATAAGTTTTTGACACTAAAACCTTCAGAAATTGATGCTTTTGATAAGGACTCTCCATGGTTTAGATGGCAGACTAAGTTTACGGGGAAGGAACTAGAAGCGCTTATTAATCCAGCTATTAGAAAGCTAAGTAAAAATTATCCGAGTCTTGTTAAAGTACTTGCTGCAGATAAGACATGGGAAGCAAAAGAAATAGACTCTGTAGGAAATATTAAAGATTTAGAGGTTAATAAAAGAGGTCAAGGCGGAAATATTATGGAGCTTATCATTGTAGGGGACAAAGAGATCGTTAAAGTGTCTACAGAATATCTGATTCGCAGTTTATTTTCTACTACAGATCAGCAAAGTCTTAATATCACAAGGGCAGATACTACAGAAGTCAAAGGCATGGCCCTTCTTCCTAGTGCCTTTTTTACAATGGATATTGCCTATACTAGCGACAACTATATTAATAATATTACATTATATGGCGGAGGCTTTGGTCACGGCGTCGGTATGAGTCAAGATGGCGTCAAAGGTATGGCAACAAGAGGCTATACTTATAGAGAGATTTTAAGACACTATTATCCACAAGTAGAAATTAAAAGTGAGGCCAATTAG